From Kitasatospora sp. MAP12-44:
TCGACGGCGCCTTCCAACTGGTCGGCTACGGCGGCACCTCCGCCGCCACCCCCGGGTTCGCGGCGATCCAGGCCGACGCCGAGCAGGAGCAGGGCCGCGCCTTCGGCTTCGCCAACCCCCTGCTGTACTCGATGGCCGGCACCGGGGTCTTCCACGACGTCACGGACCAGCCCAAGGCCGCAGGTTCCCGCCCGCTGACGGTCGTTCAGGACGAGGGCGCGGCCGCCGGCGACCTGCGCTACCTCCTCTACACCCTGGGCCACGACCACGGGCTGCCGGCCACGCCCGGTTACGACGCGGCCACCGGTCTCGGCTCGCCGAGCGCCGACTACCTGCGCCGGTTCGCCACCCGTGGCTGAGGCCGTCGTCGTCGGGGCCGGCCCGAACGGGCTGGCCGCCGCCGTCGCCCTGGCGCAGGAGGGCGTGGCGGTCACCGTGCTGGAGCAGGCGGCCACCATCGGCGGCGGCACCCGGACCAGCGAACTCACCCTGCCCGGCCTGCTGCACGACCACTGCTCCGCGGTCCACCCGATGGGCGCCGGCTCCCCCTTCCTGCGCTCGCTCGGGCTGGAGCGCCACGGTCTGCGGTGGTGTCGGCCGCAGATCGACCTGGCCCACCCCTTCGACGACGGCAGTGCCGCCGCCATGCACCGGTCGTTGGAGGAGACCGCCGCAGGTCTGGGTGCGGACGGACCGGCCTGGCGGCGCGTCTTCGGGCCGCTGGCCGAGAACTTCGACGCCCTGGCCGCGGACCTGTTCCAGCCGCCCCTCCATCTGCCCGCCCACCCGGTGCAGTTGGCACGGTTCGCGGTGCGGGCGGCGTGGCCGGCCGAGGCCCTCGCCCGGACGGCCTGGCGCACCCCGGCGGCCCGCGCGCTGTTCGCCGGCACCGCCGCGCACGCCATCCGGCCCCTCACCAGCACCGGCAGCGCCGCGATCGGGCTGATGCTCGTCGCCGCCGGGCACCGGTGGGGCTGGCCGGTCGCTCGGGGCGGATCGCGGGCCGTCACCGACGCGCTGGCCGCCCGCCTGGCCGAACTGGGCGGTACCGTGCAGACCGGCGTCCGGGTCCGCTCGCTGGCCGAACTCCCTCCCGCCGACGCGATCCTGCTCGACCTCGCGCCGCACGACGCGCTGGCCGTCTGCGGGGACCGGCTGCCCGCGCGCGTGGCGCGCGGCTACGCCCGGTGGCAGTACGGCCCGGGCGCGTTCAAGCTCGACCTGGCGGTGGAGGGCGGGATCCCCTGGCGCAACGAGAGCTGCCGCCGCGCCGGCACGGTGCACCTGGGCGGCACGATCGAGGAGATCGCCCACGCCGAACGGCAGATCGCCGCCGGCCGGATGCCGCAGCGGCCGTTCGTCCTGGTCGCCCAGCAGTACCTGGCCGACCCCACCCGCTCAGTCGGCACGCTGCGACCCGTCTGGGCCTACGCCCATGTGCCGAACGGCTGGTCGGGGGACGCCACCGAGGCGGTGCTCGACCAGATCGAACGCTTCGCGCCGGGCACCCGCGAGCGAACCGTCGCCACCGTCTCGCAGGGCGTCGAGCAGTTGGCAGCCGGCAACCCCAACTACGTCGCCGGCGACATCCTCACCGGTGCCAACACCGCTCGACAGCTCGCGCTGCGCCCCCGCCCGGCCCTCGATCCGTACAGCACCGGAATTCCCGGTGTCTACCTCTGCTCCGCCGCCACTCCCCCGGGGGCCGGCGTGCACGGCATGTGCGGTTACGGCGCCGCCCGCTCGGCACTGCGGCACCTGCACCGCCGCCCGCCGTCCCGTGGCCTCGCCGCATAAAACGGACCGTTCACACGGTGGCCGTCAGTCGCGCGAAGCCAGGGTGTCGTGCGACACCTGCCAGAGCAGCGCGGCCGCCTCGGGGTCCAGGGCGTACGCCGCCACGCCGGTGCGTGCTCCGAGCTCGCCGCGGACGGCCTCGTTGCAGTCCTCGAAGTAGTGTCCGGTGACGCCCTCCACGAGGGGGGAGGCGGCGAGCAGGACAGAGGTCGCGGCGCCCTGCTCGGGCGTCTTCCACTTCAGCTCCGCGCCGCCGGCGGCCTGGGCGCGCAGCCGGGCGAGTTCCTCGTCGGAGACGTGGCGCTGGAGGTTGGTGCGGATCCCGCCGGGCATCAGCGCGTTGACGGTGATGCGGTCCGCGGCCCAGCGCTTGGCGGCTTCGACCGCGAACAGCACGTTGGCGGTCTTGGACTGGCCGTAGGCGGACCAGGGCTCGTAGGGGCGCTCGCGGAAGTGGATGTCCTCGAAGACCACGGGCGAGCGGTGGTGGGCGCTGGAGCTGACGGCCACGACGCGCGCGCCACCGGCGGCCCGGGCGAGCGCGCCGTGCAGTCCGGTGGCCAGCGCGAAGTGCCCCAAGTGGTTGGTGGCGAACTGGAGTTCCCAGCCCTCCGGGGT
This genomic window contains:
- a CDS encoding NAD(P)/FAD-dependent oxidoreductase — protein: MAEAVVVGAGPNGLAAAVALAQEGVAVTVLEQAATIGGGTRTSELTLPGLLHDHCSAVHPMGAGSPFLRSLGLERHGLRWCRPQIDLAHPFDDGSAAAMHRSLEETAAGLGADGPAWRRVFGPLAENFDALAADLFQPPLHLPAHPVQLARFAVRAAWPAEALARTAWRTPAARALFAGTAAHAIRPLTSTGSAAIGLMLVAAGHRWGWPVARGGSRAVTDALAARLAELGGTVQTGVRVRSLAELPPADAILLDLAPHDALAVCGDRLPARVARGYARWQYGPGAFKLDLAVEGGIPWRNESCRRAGTVHLGGTIEEIAHAERQIAAGRMPQRPFVLVAQQYLADPTRSVGTLRPVWAYAHVPNGWSGDATEAVLDQIERFAPGTRERTVATVSQGVEQLAAGNPNYVAGDILTGANTARQLALRPRPALDPYSTGIPGVYLCSAATPPGAGVHGMCGYGAARSALRHLHRRPPSRGLAA
- a CDS encoding SDR family NAD(P)-dependent oxidoreductase, encoding MTANTPLARITTPFGAESTAAEVISGVDLTGRRAVVTGGASGIGVETARALASAGAQVTLAVRDVAAGARTAEGIGATTGNRDVRVAPLDLADQSSVAAFVAAWDGPLDILVNNAGVMASPELRTPEGWELQFATNHLGHFALATGLHGALARAAGGARVVAVSSSAHHRSPVVFEDIHFRERPYEPWSAYGQSKTANVLFAVEAAKRWAADRITVNALMPGGIRTNLQRHVSDEELARLRAQAAGGAELKWKTPEQGAATSVLLAASPLVEGVTGHYFEDCNEAVRGELGARTGVAAYALDPEAAALLWQVSHDTLASRD